The following proteins are co-located in the Triticum aestivum cultivar Chinese Spring chromosome 1A, IWGSC CS RefSeq v2.1, whole genome shotgun sequence genome:
- the LOC123047756 gene encoding membrane steroid-binding protein 2 has product MAACSALSAATLLSAAAPVSRRRAAASPRLPGKRVSGAVRCSAAPGGLGISGKMAELWQAARSAPPGTVLAAVAAVAVVYKVASGLLAPPPPPPRRWQEVADEALPPAPEPVQVGEITADELRQYDGSDPEKPLLMAIKGQIYDVSQSRMFYGPGGPYALFAGKDASRALAKMSFEPQDLTGDVSGLGPFELSALQDWEYKFTSKYVKVGSIKGTGPIEEGNVSTTSEIQAEAAAVKLNGEKAP; this is encoded by the exons ATGGCAGCTTGCTCAGCCCTCTCTGCGGCGACCCTTCTCTCGGCCGCGGCGCCGGTCAGCAGACGGCGAGCGGCAGCGTCGCCGCGGCTTCCCGGCAAGCGCGTCTCCGGCGCTGTGCGGTGTAGCGCTGCTCCAGGCGGACTCGGGATCTCGGGGAAGA TGGCCGAGCTGTGGCAGGCAGCGAGGAGTGCGCCTCCGGGGACCGTGCTCGCCGCCGTGGCTGCCGTGGCGGTGGTCTACAAGGTGGCGTCCGGcctcctcgccccgccgcctccgccgccgcgacGATGGCAGGAGGTCGCTGATGAGGCGCTGCCACCAGCTCCGGAGCCAGTGCAGGTGGGGGAGATCACGGCGGATGAGCTGCGGCAGTACGACGGGTCTGACCCCGAGAAGCCGCTTCTCATGGCCATCAAGGGGCAGATCTACGATGTCTCCCAGAGCAG AATGTTCTATGGGCCTGGTGGACCATATGCATTGTTTGCTGGTAAAGATGCCAGTAGGGCATTGGCGAAGATGTCCTTTGAGCCACAAGATCTGACAGGTGATGTATCTGGCCTCGGTCCATTTGAGCTTAGTGCCTTGCAGGACTGGGAGTACAAGTTCACCAGCAAGTATGTGAAAGTAGGAAGCATCAAAGGAACAGGACCCATAGAAGAGGGTAATGTTAGCACTACCTCTGAAATACAGGCGGAAGCTGCTGCGGTGAAACTGAATGGAGAGAAAGCACCATGA
- the LOC123183132 gene encoding uncharacterized protein, producing the protein MRGSRTEPVDVSSDGSADSGSDENSDSSSDGSGYSSSYEGASMSSDGVVYISSDEGEYSSPDEGAYTSYDEDMSSSSDEGAHTIHAKGVHRRMKEKKPWKACMNICDCPKEYTVGYNPITNARCMYSKRFKMSMCAWKRLNHYVESVEPAIGHYVCELNKTFAKLGQRMYFSVVFTKKHLADFIATPVDGVKIQLSSGRCVRRVRLINGVDNRATITRNWGNFAEKAKLTKGDICVFSLRVRKGKPEFTVHKI; encoded by the exons ATGAGGGGATCTCGAACTGAGCCTGTGGATGTCAGTTCTGATGGAAGCGCTGACAGTGGCTCTGACGAAAACTCGGACAGCAGCTCAGATGGATCTGGTTATAGCTCCTCTTATGAAGGAGCGTCCATGAGCTCCGATGGAGTGGTGTACATTAGCTCTGATGAAGGCGAGTACAGCAGTCCAGATGAGGGTGCCTACACCAGCTATGATGAAGACATGAGCAGCAGCTCTGATGAAGGCGCTCACACCATCCATGCTAAAG GTGTGCATAGGCGCATGAAGGAGAAGAAGCCTTGGAAGGCATGCATGAACATCTGTGATTGCCCTAAAGAGTACACAGTTG GTTATAATCCAATTACTAATGCTAGATGCATGTATTCAAAGAGATTTAAGATGTCAATGTGTGCTTGGAAGCGTCTCAACCATTATGTTGAATCAGTTGAGCCTGCTATCGGCCACTATGTTTGTGAGCTGAATAAGACTTTTGCCAAGCTTGGGCAGAGAatg TACTTTTCTGTTGTGTTTACGAAGAAGCATCTAGCGGATTTCATCGCTACTCCTGTTGATGGGGTAAAGATTCAGCTATCATCTGGACGTTGTGTAAGGCGTGTTCGCCTTATTAATGGTGTGGACAACAGGGCTACCATAACACGGAACTGGGGTAACTTTGCAGAGAAAGCAAAGCTGACAAAAGGGGATATCTGTGTTTTCTCCCTTCGAGTTCGCAAGGGGAAACCAGAATTCACCGTTCACAAGATCTAA